Proteins encoded together in one Cyanobium sp. WAJ14-Wanaka window:
- the frr gene encoding ribosome recycling factor gives MDLEASMRKSLESTQRTFNTIRTGRANPSLLDKITIEYYGAESSLKSLATVSTPDSQTIQIQPFDGSSMGLIEKAIAMSDLGLTPNNDGKVIRINIPPLTEERRKDFCKIAAKYAEEGKVALRNVRRDGIDRIKKQEKEGELSEDQSRDEQEKVQKLTDKFIVELEKLLAAKEADILKV, from the coding sequence ATGGATTTGGAAGCCAGCATGCGTAAGTCGTTGGAATCCACCCAACGCACCTTCAACACGATTCGCACGGGCCGGGCCAATCCTTCCCTGCTCGACAAGATCACGATCGAGTACTACGGCGCCGAATCTTCCCTGAAATCCCTGGCCACGGTTTCCACGCCCGATTCCCAGACAATTCAGATCCAGCCTTTTGATGGCTCTTCGATGGGGCTAATCGAGAAGGCGATCGCCATGAGTGACCTGGGCCTCACCCCCAACAACGACGGCAAGGTGATCCGGATCAACATCCCACCCCTCACCGAGGAGCGCCGCAAGGATTTTTGCAAGATCGCCGCCAAATACGCAGAGGAGGGCAAGGTGGCCCTGCGCAACGTGCGCCGTGATGGCATTGACCGGATCAAAAAGCAGGAAAAGGAGGGCGAGCTGTCTGAGGATCAAAGCCGCGATGAACAGGAAAAGGTGCAGAAACTCACCGATAAGTTCATTGTTGAACTGGAGAAGCTGCTGGCTGCCAAGGAAGCCGACATCCTCAAGGTTTGA
- a CDS encoding NAD(P)/FAD-dependent oxidoreductase, translated as MKAFFDGIVVGAGAAGGAAAYHLAAKGWKVLVLDAAQFPRPKPCGGGMAASVQRLFPFDLRPAVDSVIDEVRFSWCLADPVSAPLAGDSPFWIVRRSQLDATLMEQAQAVGASFEQGVRVVSANREGEHWQVQALSSAGESLRYRSRSLVVADGSESSLAAGLGIGPASPRYASTVSVQLEGEVASPQAVLFDFGLVRHGFCWAFPRLGGYSIGVGTFIGRQEANSDAVLSQLLPSLGFAADAGQRQAVSLRIWNGHHPLHGSGVNAGAVAVGDAASLCDPFLAEGLRPALLSGCLAAQALDRWLAGEQGALGEYTARVRREWGESMAWGKRIAQVFYRVPGVGYQLGIKRPTAPQRIAQILSGEMGYGDIAQRVIKRLLFQRN; from the coding sequence TTGAAGGCTTTTTTTGATGGGATTGTGGTGGGGGCAGGCGCCGCTGGTGGTGCCGCCGCCTATCACCTGGCAGCCAAGGGCTGGAAGGTGCTGGTGCTCGATGCCGCCCAATTTCCCCGCCCCAAGCCCTGTGGCGGGGGCATGGCTGCCTCGGTGCAACGCCTTTTCCCCTTTGACCTCAGGCCGGCGGTGGATTCGGTCATCGATGAGGTGCGTTTCAGCTGGTGTCTCGCCGATCCCGTCAGTGCGCCCTTGGCGGGCGACTCCCCCTTTTGGATCGTGAGGCGCTCCCAACTGGATGCCACCTTGATGGAGCAGGCCCAGGCGGTTGGAGCCAGCTTTGAGCAGGGGGTCAGGGTCGTTTCCGCCAACCGGGAGGGGGAGCACTGGCAGGTGCAGGCCCTTAGCTCCGCTGGCGAGAGTCTTCGGTACCGCAGCCGCAGCCTGGTGGTGGCGGATGGATCGGAATCCAGCCTGGCGGCAGGTTTGGGTATTGGTCCAGCCAGTCCCCGTTATGCCTCCACCGTGTCAGTCCAGCTGGAGGGTGAGGTGGCCAGTCCCCAGGCGGTGTTGTTTGATTTTGGCCTGGTGCGCCATGGTTTTTGCTGGGCTTTCCCACGGCTTGGGGGCTACAGCATCGGAGTTGGCACCTTCATTGGTCGCCAGGAGGCCAACAGCGATGCGGTGCTCTCCCAACTCCTGCCCAGCCTGGGTTTTGCCGCGGATGCGGGCCAGCGCCAAGCGGTGTCTTTGCGGATCTGGAATGGCCACCATCCCCTCCATGGCAGTGGAGTTAACGCCGGAGCCGTTGCTGTTGGCGATGCGGCCTCCCTCTGCGATCCCTTCCTGGCGGAGGGACTCCGTCCGGCGCTTTTGAGCGGCTGCCTGGCGGCCCAGGCCCTGGATCGCTGGCTGGCGGGCGAGCAGGGAGCCCTTGGCGAATACACCGCCAGGGTGCGGCGGGAATGGGGTGAGTCGATGGCCTGGGGAAAGCGCATCGCCCAGGTGTTTTATCGGGTGCCGGGTGTTGGATACCAGCTGGGTATCAAGCGGCCCACCGCCCCCCAACGGATTGCCCAAATTCTCTCGGGTGAGATGGGCTACGGCGACATCGCCCAACGGGTGATCAAGCGCCTGTTGTTCCAACGCAACTGA
- a CDS encoding site-specific integrase: MAQQLAQQNGLWAAAGISLRLEQRGERLGLRGPLPCRGGSGRFPVQRISLGLPATEAGFMQARIEVKAILRQLQQQQFDWADWVRKTPQSQAKAAAATDASTPSPGKSSDGQINLLLAEFEQAFFADSRRRRNPAGCRTTWTGAYQPYLRRLQAVADEFALPWGLQLLEQVLESYDPASRSLQQCGTALAALARHRCLELPSDWGERSAGYGLHAAQFRQLPSDSQILQWIDQIPNPGWRLAYGLMATYGLRNHEVFFTDLSALAPGGDRVIRVLPTSKTGEHQVWPFQPAWVERFALPSLGEQPQLLPSVCKDLRRTTLQQVGRRVAEQFRRYGLACTPYDLRHAWAVRTIHIGLPDTVAARMMGHSVAIHTRTYHHWITRRDQQQAVDAALARAGQRLVA, encoded by the coding sequence ATGGCCCAGCAACTGGCCCAGCAAAATGGTCTCTGGGCCGCAGCTGGCATCAGCTTGCGCCTGGAGCAGCGCGGCGAAAGGCTTGGCCTGAGGGGCCCCCTGCCCTGTCGAGGGGGCAGCGGGCGTTTCCCCGTGCAGCGCATCAGCCTGGGCCTGCCGGCAACGGAGGCCGGCTTCATGCAGGCCCGAATTGAAGTAAAGGCCATCCTGCGCCAGCTCCAACAGCAGCAATTTGATTGGGCCGATTGGGTTCGTAAAACCCCCCAATCGCAGGCGAAAGCAGCAGCTGCTACTGACGCCAGCACGCCCAGCCCCGGCAAGTCCAGTGATGGCCAGATAAATCTGCTGTTGGCCGAGTTCGAGCAGGCCTTTTTTGCCGATTCCCGGCGTCGCCGTAACCCGGCCGGCTGCCGCACCACCTGGACCGGCGCCTACCAGCCCTACCTGCGGCGGCTCCAGGCGGTTGCCGATGAATTCGCCTTGCCCTGGGGCCTTCAGTTGCTGGAGCAGGTGCTCGAGAGCTACGACCCCGCCAGCCGCAGCCTCCAGCAGTGCGGCACGGCCCTCGCCGCCCTGGCCCGCCATCGGTGCCTCGAGCTGCCAAGTGATTGGGGTGAGCGCTCAGCTGGCTATGGGCTCCATGCCGCCCAATTTCGGCAATTGCCCAGTGACAGCCAAATCCTCCAGTGGATCGACCAGATCCCCAACCCTGGGTGGCGCCTGGCCTACGGCCTGATGGCCACCTACGGCCTGCGCAACCACGAGGTTTTCTTCACGGATTTATCAGCCTTGGCCCCTGGCGGCGACCGGGTGATTCGGGTGCTGCCCACCAGCAAAACGGGGGAACACCAGGTTTGGCCCTTTCAGCCGGCATGGGTTGAACGCTTTGCCCTGCCCTCCCTGGGCGAGCAACCGCAACTACTGCCCTCCGTATGTAAGGATTTGCGGCGCACAACCCTCCAGCAGGTGGGGCGGCGGGTGGCAGAGCAATTCCGCCGCTATGGCCTGGCCTGCACCCCCTATGACCTGCGCCATGCCTGGGCCGTTCGCACCATCCACATCGGCCTGCCCGACACGGTGGCGGCCAGGATGATGGGCCACTCGGTGGCGATCCACACCCGCACCTATCACCACTGGATCACCCGTAGGGATCAACAGCAGGCCGTCGATGCCGCCCTGGCCAGGGCGGGGCAACGACTGGTGGCATGA
- a CDS encoding CPBP family intramembrane glutamic endopeptidase — translation MSASHPKPTRATPAWKWLLALLSLVLSALLWVSGLIESLQRPSVGNALSLRQLELAVEAAPAMAGPFQGLLSGPTPAESLRQELAQQIEAEATPPTAAQALELALLEIQTGKTSQGQKRLLDLQSQVPPEQRPLLQQLAGKGTGGDRWAWNLSPFQGQLVCAQLGSEPPCPGAATPASARRALVRLLGISAAPVLLLLLGLSLLVRQAWRRWRGGKQQAPALLGPPLDLLDATLLIAGGFVVCGELLTPIFLAPLIQAALGSSGLGSAANPGAPASALVQAITVLAMYGGLMSAPLLILWGQLRHRGPVPEGGWLQWGWRPLRTAGLGAVGQMLMVLPLVSGVGWLMDRWGGINSGSNPLLELVLNADQPLALGLFAFTATVLAPLFEETLFRGVLLPVVGQRYGGGIGVLVSALAFGLAHLSLGELPALFVLGLGLGWLRLQSGRLAPSVLMHGLWNGLTFANLLLLAG, via the coding sequence TTGAGTGCTAGCCATCCCAAACCAACCCGGGCCACACCGGCGTGGAAGTGGCTCTTAGCCCTACTCAGCCTGGTGCTCAGTGCCCTGCTCTGGGTCAGCGGCCTGATCGAAAGCCTGCAGCGGCCATCGGTGGGTAATGCCCTCAGCCTGCGCCAGCTGGAATTGGCTGTGGAAGCTGCCCCGGCCATGGCTGGGCCCTTCCAGGGCCTTTTGAGCGGCCCAACGCCGGCGGAAAGTTTGCGCCAGGAACTCGCCCAACAAATCGAGGCGGAGGCCACACCCCCAACCGCTGCCCAGGCCCTCGAATTGGCCCTCCTGGAAATTCAAACCGGCAAAACAAGCCAGGGGCAAAAGCGACTGCTCGATCTCCAAAGCCAGGTGCCACCGGAGCAGAGGCCCCTACTGCAGCAACTAGCGGGCAAGGGAACCGGTGGCGATCGTTGGGCATGGAATCTGAGCCCCTTCCAAGGGCAGCTGGTCTGCGCCCAGCTCGGCAGCGAGCCCCCTTGCCCAGGCGCTGCCACACCAGCATCGGCTAGGCGGGCCCTGGTCAGGCTGCTGGGCATTAGCGCCGCTCCAGTTCTGCTCCTTCTGCTGGGCCTGAGCCTGCTGGTAAGGCAGGCCTGGAGGCGCTGGCGGGGTGGGAAACAGCAAGCCCCGGCCCTCCTGGGCCCTCCCCTCGACCTGCTCGATGCCACCCTGCTCATTGCGGGCGGCTTTGTGGTCTGCGGAGAACTGCTGACCCCCATTTTTCTGGCCCCCCTGATTCAAGCCGCCCTGGGCAGTTCAGGCCTGGGGAGTGCAGCCAATCCAGGGGCTCCGGCCAGTGCCCTGGTCCAGGCCATCACCGTGCTGGCGATGTACGGCGGTCTGATGAGTGCGCCCCTGTTGATCCTCTGGGGCCAATTGCGCCACCGGGGCCCGGTCCCCGAGGGAGGCTGGTTGCAATGGGGCTGGCGGCCCCTCCGCACGGCGGGGCTGGGGGCAGTGGGCCAAATGCTGATGGTGCTGCCCCTGGTCAGCGGCGTGGGCTGGTTGATGGACCGGTGGGGGGGCATTAATAGCGGCAGCAATCCCCTCCTGGAATTGGTGCTCAACGCCGATCAACCCCTGGCCCTGGGTCTGTTTGCCTTCACCGCCACCGTGCTGGCGCCCCTGTTTGAGGAAACCCTCTTCAGGGGGGTGCTGCTGCCGGTGGTGGGCCAGCGCTACGGAGGTGGGATTGGGGTTTTGGTTAGCGCCCTGGCCTTTGGCCTGGCCCACCTCAGCCTGGGCGAACTGCCGGCCCTATTTGTATTGGGCCTGGGCCTTGGTTGGTTGCGGCTGCAGAGCGGCAGGCTGGCCCCGAGCGTGCTGATGCATGGCCTCTGGAACGGGCTCACCTTTGCCAATTTGTTGTTATTAGCTGGTTAA
- the cobO gene encoding cob(I)yrinic acid a,c-diamide adenosyltransferase: MADLNAADQAAEKLGPGGALAPETDPDGYQKRMARRKEVQQQRVGERNLEKGLVLVFTGDGKGKTTAALGLVLRTLGHGERVAVVQFIKGGWQPGEAKALQIFGDDLHWHALGEGFTWETQDRERDRQLVQLAWDRSLTYLADASRKLVVLDEVNVALKLGYLDIEQVLAGLALRPALTHVALTGRGAPAALVERADLVTEMKLVRHPFREQGVKAQAGIEF, translated from the coding sequence ATGGCTGATCTAAACGCGGCGGACCAGGCCGCCGAGAAGCTCGGCCCCGGCGGTGCCCTTGCCCCCGAAACCGATCCAGATGGCTACCAGAAGCGCATGGCGCGCCGCAAGGAGGTGCAGCAACAGCGGGTGGGCGAGCGCAACTTGGAAAAGGGCCTGGTGTTGGTTTTTACCGGTGATGGCAAGGGCAAAACCACCGCGGCCCTTGGCCTGGTGTTGCGCACCCTGGGCCATGGCGAGCGGGTGGCCGTAGTCCAATTCATCAAGGGTGGCTGGCAGCCAGGCGAGGCGAAGGCCCTGCAGATTTTTGGTGATGATCTCCACTGGCATGCCCTGGGGGAGGGATTCACCTGGGAAACCCAGGATCGGGAGAGGGATCGTCAACTGGTGCAGCTGGCCTGGGACCGTTCCCTGACCTACCTGGCTGATGCCAGTCGCAAATTGGTGGTGCTCGATGAGGTGAACGTGGCCCTCAAGCTGGGATATCTGGATATTGAGCAGGTGTTGGCAGGTTTGGCCCTGCGGCCCGCCCTTACCCATGTGGCCCTCACTGGCCGTGGAGCCCCGGCGGCCCTGGTGGAGCGTGCTGATTTGGTCACCGAGATGAAATTGGTGCGCCACCCCTTCCGGGAGCAGGGGGTTAAAGCCCAGGCCGGGATTGAGTTTTAA
- a CDS encoding transaldolase, translating to MANLLDQLAAMTVVVADTGDIDAIKQFTPRDATTNPSLILAAAQIPRYQELIDRSLRESRAVMGTGASAEEVVHEALDEICVTFGLEILKIVPGRVSTEVDARLSFDTAGTIAKARKLIGLYRMAGIGTDRVLIKIASTWEGIKAAEKLEQEGIHCNLTLLFGFAQAVACAEAGTTLISPFVGRILDWYKKSTGRDSYPGPEDPGVLSVSKIFNYFKTYGYKTEVMGASFRNTDEIIELAGCDLLTISPTLLDKLQANTGELERKLNAFDPGPTEPQIHLDESGFREMMAKDQMATEKLEEGITGFTKAIVTLVAQLAHRLAELEGGAAFDHAVQEIFLLNDLDGDGCISREEWLGSDAVFDALDTDHDGRLLPADVRGGFGSALALAGRP from the coding sequence GTGGCCAACCTGCTTGATCAACTTGCCGCCATGACCGTGGTCGTGGCCGACACCGGAGACATTGACGCGATCAAGCAGTTCACCCCGCGGGATGCCACCACTAACCCCTCGCTAATCCTGGCGGCGGCCCAGATCCCCCGTTACCAGGAGCTGATTGACCGCTCCCTGCGGGAGAGCCGGGCCGTGATGGGCACCGGTGCCTCCGCGGAGGAAGTGGTGCATGAGGCCCTCGATGAAATCTGCGTCACCTTTGGCCTCGAAATTCTCAAAATCGTGCCCGGCCGGGTTTCCACGGAGGTGGATGCCCGGCTCAGCTTCGATACGGCCGGCACCATTGCCAAGGCCCGCAAATTAATCGGCCTGTATCGGATGGCTGGCATTGGCACCGACCGGGTGTTGATCAAAATTGCCTCCACCTGGGAGGGGATTAAGGCCGCCGAAAAACTTGAGCAGGAGGGAATCCACTGCAACCTCACCCTGCTGTTTGGCTTTGCCCAAGCCGTCGCCTGCGCCGAGGCCGGTACAACCCTGATCTCACCGTTTGTTGGCCGCATCCTCGACTGGTACAAGAAGAGCACCGGCCGAGATAGCTATCCGGGTCCAGAGGATCCCGGCGTGCTCTCAGTAAGCAAGATCTTCAACTACTTCAAAACCTACGGCTACAAAACCGAGGTAATGGGGGCCAGCTTCCGCAATACCGATGAAATCATCGAACTGGCCGGCTGCGATCTGCTCACAATTTCCCCCACCCTGCTCGATAAATTGCAGGCCAATACCGGTGAATTGGAGCGCAAGCTGAACGCCTTCGACCCGGGCCCCACCGAACCACAAATCCACCTCGACGAGAGCGGATTCCGCGAAATGATGGCCAAAGATCAGATGGCCACTGAAAAGCTAGAAGAGGGCATCACCGGCTTCACCAAGGCGATCGTGACCCTTGTGGCCCAGTTGGCCCACCGCCTGGCCGAACTGGAGGGGGGCGCTGCCTTTGACCACGCTGTGCAGGAAATCTTCCTGCTCAACGACCTAGATGGCGATGGCTGCATTAGCCGGGAAGAATGGCTGGGCAGTGATGCGGTATTCGATGCCCTCGACACCGACCATGACGGCCGTCTTCTGCCCGCCGATGTTCGGGGTGGCTTCGGCTCTGCCCTAGCCCTGGCAGGCCGTCCATGA
- a CDS encoding penicillin-binding protein 2, whose translation MAQSNRAAARSGKRRVLTIHPVPSPRLVAVFILLSASLCGLGIRLAWLQLVEGGKLQARARSIQTTSIAPIGERRTIVDRNGSLVALDEERFILWAHPRYFNFPGDDPQSIRPAADVASKLATVLAQPKATLLQAIGNRKSGVKLASDLDPETAARVKALGISGLDLEAYPHRIYPQGPLFANVVGFLNLERVPQAGLEQSRNSDLKRHETTVRMLRGADGTPLPQGLAAGSLYGDDLKLQLTLDARLQQVAQQALVKQVKQWHAKRGAAMVMDVRNGEILALASTPTYDPNKFWKFKPGLFREWSVQDLYEPGSTFKPINLALALQEKAIDPNGKVTDNGSLSIGGWPIFNHDRRGNGVIDFPTVLQVSSNVGMVQAMKHVKRDRFWQWLRNFGIDASPDTDLPGAVAGELKKKTDFVGQPIESAVASFGQGFSLTPLKLLQLHAMLANGGRLVSPHITRGLRSGDSLATSAPSSGIPLLDVGVTQTVMRWMESVVEKGSGKGVKIPGYRIGGKTGTAQKAERGVYIAGARICSFVAHLPIDDPRYVVLVVVDEPQGGNAYGSTVAVPVAKQIIEALLVLQNIPPSVAVPTAAVGTAKRSG comes from the coding sequence ATGGCCCAATCCAACCGAGCTGCCGCCCGATCTGGCAAACGGCGCGTCTTGACCATTCACCCGGTGCCAAGCCCCCGGCTGGTGGCGGTTTTCATCTTGCTTTCCGCCAGCCTCTGCGGCCTGGGGATAAGGCTGGCCTGGCTGCAACTGGTGGAGGGGGGCAAACTCCAGGCCAGGGCCCGATCCATCCAAACCACCTCGATCGCCCCGATCGGAGAGCGGCGCACAATTGTCGATCGCAACGGCAGCCTGGTCGCCCTAGACGAGGAACGGTTCATCCTGTGGGCCCATCCCCGCTATTTCAATTTCCCCGGCGACGATCCCCAATCGATCCGCCCAGCGGCGGATGTCGCCAGCAAACTGGCCACGGTTCTCGCCCAACCGAAGGCAACCCTGCTGCAGGCCATTGGCAACCGTAAAAGTGGCGTGAAGCTGGCCAGCGACCTCGATCCCGAGACCGCTGCTCGGGTCAAGGCCTTGGGGATCAGTGGCCTGGACCTGGAGGCCTACCCGCACCGGATCTATCCCCAGGGGCCCCTGTTTGCCAACGTGGTGGGCTTCCTAAACCTGGAGCGGGTCCCCCAGGCCGGCCTGGAGCAAAGCCGCAACAGTGATCTCAAGCGCCACGAAACCACCGTGCGCATGCTCCGGGGCGCAGACGGCACCCCCCTACCCCAGGGACTGGCGGCTGGCTCCCTCTACGGCGACGATCTAAAGCTGCAGCTAACCCTTGACGCCCGCCTGCAACAGGTGGCCCAACAGGCCCTGGTCAAACAGGTAAAGCAATGGCACGCCAAGCGGGGGGCCGCCATGGTGATGGATGTGCGCAACGGCGAAATCCTTGCCCTGGCCTCCACCCCCACCTACGACCCCAACAAGTTCTGGAAGTTCAAACCAGGGCTATTTCGGGAATGGTCGGTGCAGGACCTCTACGAGCCTGGCTCGACCTTTAAGCCGATCAACCTGGCTCTTGCCCTCCAGGAAAAGGCGATCGACCCCAACGGCAAGGTGACCGACAACGGTTCACTGTCCATTGGCGGTTGGCCGATTTTTAACCACGACCGCCGGGGCAACGGTGTGATCGATTTCCCCACCGTGCTCCAGGTTTCGAGCAACGTGGGCATGGTCCAGGCCATGAAGCATGTCAAACGCGATCGCTTCTGGCAGTGGCTCCGCAATTTCGGCATTGACGCCAGTCCGGATACGGATTTACCGGGAGCCGTGGCCGGGGAACTGAAAAAGAAAACCGACTTTGTGGGCCAGCCGATCGAATCGGCCGTGGCCTCCTTTGGCCAGGGATTTTCGCTCACTCCCCTGAAGCTGCTCCAGCTCCACGCCATGCTGGCCAATGGCGGCAGACTCGTCAGCCCCCACATCACCCGCGGCCTGCGCTCCGGCGACTCCCTAGCCACCAGCGCCCCCTCCAGCGGCATTCCCCTGCTGGATGTGGGGGTCACCCAAACGGTGATGCGCTGGATGGAATCGGTGGTTGAGAAAGGAAGTGGCAAGGGGGTCAAGATTCCTGGCTACCGCATCGGCGGGAAAACCGGCACCGCCCAAAAGGCGGAGCGGGGGGTCTACATCGCAGGGGCCCGGATTTGCAGTTTTGTGGCCCACCTGCCGATCGACGATCCCCGCTACGTGGTGCTGGTGGTGGTCGATGAGCCCCAGGGGGGCAACGCCTATGGCTCCACGGTGGCCGTGCCGGTGGCCAAGCAAATCATCGAAGCCCTACTGGTCCTGCAAAACATCCCCCCTTCTGTGGCGGTTCCCACAGCAGCCGTAGGCACGGCCAAACGGTCTGGCTAG
- the hemH gene encoding ferrochelatase — MAKVGVLLLNLGGPERIQDVGPFLYNLFSDPEIIRLPNPVLQKPLAWLISTLRSGKSQEAYRSIGGGSPLRRITEQQARELQSELRSRGIEATSYVAMRYWHPFTESAVSDIKADGIDEVVVLPLYPHFSISTSGSSFRELQRLRQADPNFSRLPIRCIRSYFNDPGYINAMAGLIAAQIRACNTPESAHIFFSAHGVPKSYVEEAGDPYQKEIEVCSELIMARLAELLGHGNPSTLAYQSRVGPVEWLKPYTEEALADLGAAGVAELVVVPISFVSEHIETLEEIDIEYRELAHEAGIAHFRRVPALDTNPAFICGLADLVQRAMAGPEVNLDQAAELPTKVKLYPQDKWAWGWNNSSEVWNGRLAMVGFSAFLVELLSGRGPLHAIGLL; from the coding sequence ATGGCCAAAGTTGGCGTGCTGCTGCTGAACCTCGGGGGGCCGGAGCGGATCCAGGACGTGGGTCCATTCCTTTACAACCTGTTTTCCGATCCGGAGATCATCCGACTGCCAAACCCGGTTCTGCAAAAGCCCTTGGCCTGGCTAATCAGCACCCTGCGCAGCGGCAAATCCCAGGAGGCCTACCGCTCCATCGGTGGTGGCTCACCACTAAGGCGAATCACCGAGCAACAGGCCCGTGAACTGCAAAGCGAATTGCGCAGCAGAGGCATAGAAGCCACCAGCTATGTGGCGATGCGCTACTGGCATCCCTTCACCGAATCGGCGGTCTCTGACATCAAGGCCGATGGCATCGATGAGGTGGTGGTATTGCCTCTCTATCCCCATTTCTCAATCAGCACCAGCGGCTCCAGCTTCCGTGAATTGCAGCGCCTCAGGCAGGCAGATCCAAATTTCTCCAGGCTGCCCATCCGTTGTATCCGCAGCTACTTCAACGACCCCGGTTACATCAACGCCATGGCCGGCCTGATTGCGGCCCAAATCCGAGCCTGCAACACACCGGAATCGGCCCACATTTTCTTTAGTGCCCATGGGGTGCCCAAGAGCTACGTGGAAGAGGCGGGCGATCCCTACCAAAAGGAAATCGAAGTCTGCAGCGAATTGATCATGGCCCGCCTGGCCGAGCTGCTGGGCCATGGCAACCCCTCAACCCTGGCCTACCAAAGCCGGGTTGGTCCAGTGGAATGGCTCAAGCCCTACACAGAGGAGGCCCTGGCCGATTTAGGCGCAGCTGGTGTGGCCGAACTGGTGGTGGTGCCCATCAGCTTCGTGAGCGAGCACATCGAAACCCTGGAAGAGATCGATATCGAATACCGGGAGCTGGCCCATGAGGCCGGCATTGCCCACTTCCGCCGGGTGCCCGCCCTCGACACCAACCCTGCCTTCATTTGCGGCCTGGCAGATCTGGTGCAAAGGGCCATGGCCGGCCCGGAAGTCAATTTGGACCAGGCCGCCGAGCTGCCCACCAAGGTCAAGCTCTATCCCCAAGACAAGTGGGCCTGGGGTTGGAACAACAGTTCGGAGGTCTGGAATGGCCGCTTGGCGATGGTGGGATTTTCCGCTTTCCTAGTTGAGTTGCTCAGTGGGCGCGGTCCGCTCCATGCCATCGGGCTTCTCTAG
- a CDS encoding Crp/Fnr family transcriptional regulator — translation MNALDTMRALASKGEVMTVEPGEVIFNSGEAGDCMFGLLEGSIELSWNGEQGLEQIQAGDVFGAGALVTSDHRRYGSAKALTACRILRMNREKFLFAVQEAPMFALELLGSIDQRLRALKDYTRPTAG, via the coding sequence ATGAACGCCCTCGACACCATGCGTGCCCTGGCAAGCAAGGGCGAGGTGATGACCGTTGAACCGGGCGAGGTGATTTTTAATTCAGGAGAGGCCGGGGATTGCATGTTTGGCCTGCTGGAGGGCTCAATCGAGCTCAGCTGGAATGGGGAGCAGGGTCTTGAGCAAATACAAGCTGGTGACGTTTTCGGCGCTGGTGCCCTAGTCACCAGTGACCATCGCCGTTATGGCAGTGCAAAGGCCCTGACCGCCTGCAGGATCCTGAGGATGAATCGGGAAAAGTTCCTATTCGCAGTTCAGGAGGCACCGATGTTTGCCCTCGAACTGTTGGGCTCGATTGACCAACGGCTGCGGGCCCTCAAGGACTACACCCGACCTACGGCTGGCTGA
- the pyrH gene encoding UMP kinase, with product MAYKRVLLKLSGEALMGEQGYGIDPAIVQSIATDVAAVVASGTELAIVVGGGNIFRGLKGSAAGMDRATADYVGMLATVMNAITLQDGLERAGVPTRVQSAISMQEVAEPYIRRKAIRHLEKGRVVIFGAGCGNPFFTTDTTAALRAAEIGADVVFKATKVDGVYNKDPNKYPDAVRYESLSFLEVLSSELEVMDGTAIALCKDNSIPIVVFDLFGPGNIGRAVAGEPIGTRIQPA from the coding sequence ATGGCCTACAAGCGCGTGCTCCTCAAACTCAGCGGCGAAGCGCTGATGGGTGAGCAGGGCTATGGCATTGATCCCGCCATCGTGCAATCCATTGCCACCGATGTGGCCGCAGTGGTGGCCAGTGGTACGGAACTGGCGATTGTGGTTGGTGGCGGCAATATCTTCCGCGGTTTGAAGGGCTCTGCCGCCGGCATGGACCGGGCCACCGCCGATTACGTGGGCATGCTGGCCACGGTGATGAACGCAATCACGCTCCAGGATGGGCTCGAACGGGCCGGCGTTCCCACCCGGGTCCAAAGCGCCATTTCCATGCAGGAGGTGGCCGAGCCCTACATCCGCCGCAAGGCGATTCGCCACCTGGAAAAGGGGCGGGTGGTGATCTTTGGTGCAGGCTGCGGTAATCCCTTTTTCACCACCGACACCACCGCCGCCCTGAGGGCCGCCGAAATTGGCGCCGATGTGGTCTTTAAGGCCACCAAGGTGGATGGGGTCTACAACAAGGATCCCAACAAATACCCAGATGCCGTGCGCTACGAGAGCCTTTCCTTCCTGGAGGTGCTCAGCAGCGAGCTCGAGGTGATGGACGGCACGGCCATTGCCCTCTGCAAGGACAACTCCATCCCCATTGTGGTGTTTGATCTATTTGGGCCCGGCAATATCGGCCGGGCCGTGGCTGGAGAGCCAATTGGCACCAGGATCCAGCCGGCCTAA